Proteins encoded in a region of the Sugiyamaella lignohabitans strain CBS 10342 chromosome B, complete sequence genome:
- the CRM1 gene encoding exportin CRM1 (Major karyopherin; involved in export of proteins, RNAs, and ribosomal subunits from the nucleus; exportin; GO_component: GO:0005737 - cytoplasm [Evidence IEA]; GO_component: GO:0016021 - integral component of membrane [Evidence ISM] [PMID 12192589]; GO_component: GO:0000776 - kinetochore [Evidence IDA] [PMID 19139260]; GO_component: GO:0005634 - nucleus [Evidence IEA,IEA]; GO_component: GO:0005634 - nucleus [Evidence IDA] [PMID 9891088]; GO_component: GO:0048471 - perinuclear region of cytoplasm [Evidence IEA]; GO_component: GO:0030687 - preribosome, large subunit precursor [Evidence IDA] [PMID 23212245]; GO_component: GO:0005816 - spindle pole body [Evidence IDA] [PMID 18573877]; GO_function: GO:0008536 - Ran GTPase binding [Evidence IEA]; GO_function: GO:0008565 - protein transporter activity [Evidence IMP] [PMID 9323132]; GO_function: GO:0008565 - protein transporter activity [Evidence IDA] [PMID 9857197]; GO_process: GO:0006886 - intracellular protein transport [Evidence IEA]; GO_process: GO:0006406 - mRNA export from nucleus [Evidence IMP] [PMID 9323132]; GO_process: GO:0006611 - protein export from nucleus [Evidence IMP] [PMID 9323132]; GO_process: GO:0034501 - protein localization to kinetochore [Evidence IGI] [PMID 19139260]; GO_process: GO:0015031 - protein transport [Evidence IEA]; GO_process: GO:0000055 - ribosomal large subunit export from nucleus [Evidence IMP] [PMID 11313466]; GO_process: GO:0006810 - transport [Evidence IEA]), giving the protein MCIEWSNDETVFRSQRPLLNKANLTLVQVLKQEWPANWPTFIPEIISASRTGFNVCENNMSILKLLSEEVFDYSAEQMTQAKAKNLKQQMCNEFSEIYRLCYEVLEKATRPSLIVATLQSLLRYLGWIPLEFIFETPLIELLVSKFLTPPQYRNVTLKCLTEISSLGASQYDKQFYTMFYMAVEVINKIVPLSTDLRTAYESAGSNDQDFIQNLSLFLSIFLANHLKIVENQENKELLINVHLYLIKISQIDEREIFKGCLDYWSRLVLELYEEIQQIPISDLNPLLQRSFATTFSTGGALDPDILANYPLRKHTYTSILSSLRTVMIEKMVRPEEVLIVESDEGEIVREFVKESDTITLYKSMREVLVYLTHLDVVDTRAIMINKLAKQIDGSEWSWNNLNTLCWAIGSISGAMNEEMEKHFLVSVIKDLLGLTEMKKGKDNKAVVASNIMYIVGQYPRFLKAHWRFLKTVVNKLFEFMHETHEGVQDMACDTFIKIAQKCKRHFVAHQQGEAEPFIDEIIKSLDKITSDLQPHQVHTFYEACGHIISAQPVKAQRERLLQDLMRLPNMAWDAMMEQAYQNPELLTNGDNIKIIINVLKTNVATCSSLGAGFYPQLARIYANMLSSYTAISHSMVNEAQGNPIFTQTHRARVLRGIKKEILKLVETYISRAEDLDEVVQNIAEPLLTNILDDYQQSQSQFREAEVLSCVDILVNRVGSMIPDMVLGILEKVFECTLDMINKSMTDFPEFRVEFFKLLRTINLHSFSALLKLPDQIFSKTIDACLWAAKHDNREVESAGLSLTLEIIDNVAEYNQPEVANKFFKAFFKPIIGDTFYVLTDTDHKAGFKTQSQILAKIISLVENNRIGVPLYDEGEASVGTSNSDYFRQYLSTSLTNAFPHLQQAQVANFVEGLFRLHRDPIKFKLTLRDFLVQIKEFGGDSTDYLFAEEKETELQEKQRLDRERALKVGGLIKPSEMEEEDS; this is encoded by the coding sequence ATGTGTATAGAGTGGAGCAACGATGAAACTGTCTTCAGATCCCAACGGCCCCTTTTGAACAAAGCCAATTTGACATTGGTGCAAGTCCTGAAACAAGAATGGCCTGCTAATTGGCCTACATTTATCCCTGAGATCATCTCTGCCAGTAGAACTGGTTTCAACGTCTGTGAAAACAACATGTCAATCCTGAAATTGCTTAGTGAAGAGGTTTTCGATTATTCGGCCGAACAAATGACCCAGGCGAAAGCTAAAAACTTGAAGCAGCAAATGTGCAACGAATTCTCGGAAATTTACAGACTATGCTACGAAGTTCTCGAAAAAGCCACTCGTCCTTCCTTGATTGTTGCTACACTACAAAGTTTATTGCGCTATTTAGGATGGATTCCTCTGGAATTCATTTTCGAGACTCCCTTGATTGAACTCCTGGTGAGCAAGTTTTTGACCCCTCCTCAGTATAGAAATGTCACCTTGAAATGCTTGACCGAAATTTCCAGTCTAGGTGCTTCTCAATACGACAAGCAGTTTTATACTATGTTTTATATGGCTGTTGAGGTTATTAACAAGATTGTCCCATTGAGCACAGATTTGAGAACTGCTTACGAGTCTGCTGGCTCGAATGACCAAGATTTCATTCAGAACCTCTCGTTGTTTCTGTCTATCTTTCTAGCTAATCATTTGAAGATCGTGGaaaaccaagaaaacaaagagCTCCTAATTAATGTTCATCTGTACTTGATAAAAATCAGTCAAATTGATGAACGGGAGATTTTCAAGGGCTGCCTGGACTATTGGTCTCGACTTGTATTGGAGTTATATGAGGAAATCCAACAAATTCCTATATCCGATCTCAATCCACTTTTACAACGCAGCTTTGCAACTACGTTTAGCACTGGAGGTGCACTTGATCCTGATATCCTTGCTAATTATCCTCTGAGAAAGCATACTTATACGAGTATTTTGTCAAGTTTGAGGACTGTAATGATAGAAAAAATGGTGCGTCCCGAAGAAGTGTTAATTGTTGAAAGTGACGAGGGTGAGATTGTCCGTGAATTCGTTAAGGAGAGTGATACAATCACCTTGTATAAGAGTATGAGAGAAGTCTTGGTCTACCTCACACACTTAGACGTTGTTGATACTAGAGCTATTATGATCAACAAACTTGCCAAGCAGATTGATGGAAGCGAATGGTCTTGGAATAACCTTAACACACTTTGTTGGGCGATTGGTTCCATTTCTGGTGCTATGAatgaagaaatggaaaaGCATTTCCTTGTATCAGTCATCAAGGATTTATTAGGGTTGACTGAAATGAAGAAGGGTAAGGATAACAAAGCAGTTGTTGCTTCAAACATCATGTACATTGTCGGTCAATATCCAAGATTTTTGAAGGCCCATTGGAGATTTCTCAAAACAGTTGTCAACAAgttatttgaatttatGCATGAGACTCACGAGGGTGTCCAAGATATGGCCTGTGATACGTTCATTAAGATTGCTCAGAAATGTAAACGACACTTCGTTGCCCATCAACAAGGTGAAGCAGAACCTTTTATTGATGAGATTATTAAAAGTTTGGACAAGATCACCTCTGATTTGCAACCACACCAGGTGCATACATTTTATGAAGCCTGTGGTCATATCATCTCGGCACAGCCAGTTAAAGCACAAAGGGAacgtcttcttcaagatCTTATGAGGTTGCCCAATATGGCCTGGGATGCTATGATGGAACAAGCCTATCAGAATCCCGAGCTTCTGACTAATGGAGATAATATTAAGATTATCATCAATGTCTTAAAGACAAATGTTGCCACTTGTTCGTCGTTGGGAGCTGGTTTCTATCCACAGCTTGCCCGAATTTATGCTAATATGCTTTCATCCTATACTGCCATTAGCCACAGCATGGTAAATGAAGCTCAAGGAAACCCCATTTTCACCCAGACTCATCGTGCCAGAGTCTTGCGGGGAATCAAAAAGGAAATTCTCAAACTGGTCGAAACCTATATTTCCCGTGCTGAAGATCTTGATGAAGTGGTGCAAAACATTGCTGAGCCGTTATTAACAAATATTCTTGATGATTATCAGCAGAGTCAATCCCAATTCCGTGAGGCTGAAGTTCTTAGCTGTGTGGATATCCTCGTCAACCGAGTAGGATCTATGATTCCTGATATGGTACTGGGTATTCTAGAGAAGGTGTTCGAATGTACCTTGGATATGATCAATAAGTCTATGACGGATTTCCCTGAATTCCGtgttgaatttttcaagcTTCTGCGTACCATTAATTTGCACAGCTTCTCTGCCCTATTGAAGCTCCCTGACCAAATTTTTAGTAAGACTATTGATGCTTGTCTGTGGGCTGCTAAGCATGACAACCGTGAAGTTGAGTCTGCTGGTCTCAGTCTCACACTGGAAATTATTGATAACGTTGCCGAGTACAATCAACCGGAGGTCGCTAACAAATTCTTCAAAGCCTTCTTTAAGCCTATTATTGGCGACACGTTCTATGTTCTTACTGATACAGACCATAAGGCAGGTTTTAAGACTCAATCTCAAATTCTTGCTAAAATCATCAGCCTAGTTGAAAACAATCGTATCGGAGTGCCTCTCTATGATGAAGGAGAGGCTTCAGTAGGAACTAGTAACTCGGACTATTTCCGCCAGTATTTGAGCACTTCGCTTACCAATGCATTCCCTCATCTCCAACAAGCTCAGGTGGCAAATTTTGTTGAGGGATTATTCCGATTGCATCGTGACCCTATTAAATTCAAGCTCACGTTACGGGACTTCCTTGTTCAAATTAAGGagtttggtggtgatagcaccgattatttatttgccGAAGAGAAGGAAACTGAACTCCAAGAGAAGCAACGTTTAGACAGAGAGCGTGCTTTGAAAGTCGGAGGTCTAATAAAGCCATCAGAaatggaggaggaggacTCTTAG
- the MRPL9 gene encoding mitochondrial 54S ribosomal protein YmL9 (Mitochondrial ribosomal protein of the large subunit; GO_component: GO:0005622 - intracellular [Evidence IEA]; GO_component: GO:0005762 - mitochondrial large ribosomal subunit [Evidence ISS] [PMID 1597181]; GO_component: GO:0005739 - mitochondrion [Evidence IEA,IEA]; GO_component: GO:0005739 - mitochondrion [Evidence IDA] [PMID 16823961]; GO_component: GO:0030529 - ribonucleoprotein complex [Evidence IEA]; GO_component: GO:0005840 - ribosome [Evidence IEA,IEA]; GO_function: GO:0003735 - structural constituent of ribosome [Evidence IEA]; GO_function: GO:0003735 - structural constituent of ribosome [Evidence ISS] [PMID 1597181]; GO_process: GO:0002181 - cytoplasmic translation [Evidence ISS] [PMID 1597181]; GO_process: GO:0006412 - translation [Evidence IEA]) gives MNLFTSAVARVLGTAKLSVASVASISRPLTITRLYSAKLTARSVIDTYQSEAPILYDSPQAAHRRRLIRRRPGLIAIKRGMVPYYEEDGTHYPCTVLEVDRVQVTDIKTKDKHGYYAVQLGIGNRKYSRVTRPMLGHFARSKVAPKSFVCEFQVKNEQGLLPLGTELTADHFVPGQYVDLKSRSKGKGFQGVMKRWGFKGLGASHGVSKAHRSAGSTGQNQDPGRTFPGKKMAGRMGFDYNTIQNALVVKVDAEKGLILIKGPVSGANGRYVRIADAIKKPFPNVPWPLNKSTEVEV, from the coding sequence ATGAATCTCTTTACTTCGGCAGTTGCCCGAGTACTTGGTACTGCAAAATTGTCTGTGGCAAGTGTCGCTAGCATCAGCCGGCCACTTACAATAACTAGGTTATATTCCGCTAAGCTAACTGCTCGAAGTGTTATTGATACATACCAATCTGAGGCTCCTATACTCTATGATTCTCCACAGGCAGCACATCGTCGTAGATTAATTAGAAGGCGACCTGGATTAATAGCCATCAAGAGAGGTATGGTTCCTTATTATGAGGAAGATGGTACTCACTACCCTTGCACTGTTCTCGAAGTAGATAGAGTTCAAGTCACTGATATTAAAACCAAAGACAAGCATGGATATTACGCTGTACAGCTTGGCATTGGGAATCGAAAATACTCACGGGTTACCAGGCCTATGCTGGGACACTTTGCCAGGAGCAAAGTGGCACCAAAGAGTTTTGTCTGCGAGTTTCAAGTCAAAAATGAGCAGGGTCTACTGCCTTTAGGAACGGAATTAACAGCAGATCATTTTGTCCCAGGCCAATATGTGGATCTTAAGTCACGATCAAAAGGCAAAGGTTTCCAGGGTGTCATGAAGAGATGGGGTTTTAAAGGATTGGGCGCCTCTCACGGTGTTTCCAAAGCCCATCGTTCTGCAGGTTCCACGggtcaaaatcaagatcCTGGTCGTACCTTTCCAGGAAAGAAGATGGCCGGTCGAATGGGCTTCGATTACAATACTATCCAAAATGCATTAGTAGTAAAGGTTGATGCCGAGAAAGGACTCATTCTAATTAAGGGACCAGTTTCTGGTGCCAATGGTAGATATGTCAGGATTGCCGATGCCATCAAAAAGCCTTTTCCTAATGTCCCATGGCCCTTGAATAAATCTACCGAGGTAGAAGTGTAA
- the OMA1 gene encoding Oma1p (Metalloendopeptidase of the mitochondrial inner membrane; important for adaptive responses to various homeostatic insults and preservation of normal mitochondrial function under damage-eliciting conditions; involved in turnover of membrane-embedded proteins; mediates degradation of Cox1p in coa2 mutant cells; member of a family of predicted membrane-bound metallopeptidases in prokaryotes and higher eukaryotes; GO_component: GO:0016021 - integral component of membrane [Evidence IEA]; GO_component: GO:0016020 - membrane [Evidence IEA,IEA]; GO_component: GO:0005743 - mitochondrial inner membrane [Evidence IEA,IEA]; GO_component: GO:0005743 - mitochondrial inner membrane [Evidence IDA] [PMID 12963738]; GO_component: GO:0005739 - mitochondrion [Evidence IEA]; GO_component: GO:0005739 - mitochondrion [Evidence IDA] [PMID 14562095]; GO_function: GO:0016787 - hydrolase activity [Evidence IEA]; GO_function: GO:0046872 - metal ion binding [Evidence IEA]; GO_function: GO:0004222 - metalloendopeptidase activity [Evidence IEA]; GO_function: GO:0004222 - metalloendopeptidase activity [Evidence IMP,ISS] [PMID 12963738]; GO_function: GO:0008237 - metallopeptidase activity [Evidence IEA]; GO_function: GO:0008233 - peptidase activity [Evidence IEA]; GO_process: GO:0006515 - misfolded or incompletely synthesized protein catabolic process [Evidence IMP] [PMID 12963738]; GO_process: GO:0006508 - proteolysis [Evidence IEA,IEA]) translates to MFSKQFAKLRTGFSAQKLYTPTVRTDGIFRFFVARAAKPIVTRPSSILHSARSYATYRSFDNSSPLLSLKSGNRTKQIQWVGAATIVIGIFYISNLEEAPYSHRSRFMIVSPKLEAFVGSQGYEETLAQYRPYLLPENHPDVKRVKKVMKRIINVSNLEHLDWKVHVINDPKSPPNAFVLPGGKVFVFSSILPICKDEDGLATVLSHETAHQVARHTAEHLSKAPIYIILGLILYTITGSSQLNQLLISGLLKLPASREMEREADYIGLMMMGKACFNPGEAVHLWERMTEFEKAITSGRLHSSPGGMVPEFLSTHPSSQNRIQFIRSALPEAEQLKDQAGCYNYSGLVPTFMERSRW, encoded by the coding sequence ATGTTTTCAAAACAGTTTGCAAAGCTGCGGACGGGCTTCAGTGCTCAAAAGCTTTACACTCCAACAGTGAGGACAGATGGGATATTTCGATTCTTTGTGGCGCGAGCTGCCAAACCAATAGTAACAAGACCCAGTTCCATTCTTCATTCGGCTAGGTCTTATGCTACATATCGGTCATTTGATAACTCCTCACCACTGCTTTCCTTAAAATCTGGTAATagaacaaaacaaattcaatGGGTTGGAGCAGCGACCATAGTAATCGgtatattttatatatccAATCTAGAGGAAGCACCTTACTCACATCGGAGTCGGTTTATGATCGTTAGTCCTAAACTAGAAGCATTTGTGGGAAGTCAAGGATACGAAGAAACTTTGGCTCAATATCGtccatatttattaccAGAGAACCATCCTGATGTAAAGAGGGTGAAGAAAGTAATGAAACGAATTATTAATGTGTCGAATTTGGAACATTTAGACTGGAAGGTTCACGTCATCAATGACCCCAAAAGCCCACCAAATGCATTTGTTCTTCCTGGTGGCAAGGTTTTTGTGTTTAGCTCAATCCTTCCAATTTGTAAGGATGAGGATGGGCTTGCAACCGTACTATCGCATGAAACTGCACATCAAGTTGCTCGCCACACTGCTGAGCATTTATCAAAAGCCCCTATCTATATTATATTGGGTCTTATTCTATATACAATTACCGGATCCTCGCAATTAAATCAGCTATTGATATCAGGGCTACTGAAGTTACCTGCGAGCAGAGAAATGGAGCGAGAAGCTGATTATATTGGACTAATGATGATGGGGAAGGCATGCTTCAATCCAGGAGAAGCTGTGCATCTCTGGGAACGCATGACTGAATTCGAGAAAGCTATTACTTCTGGCCGACTTCATAGTTCGCCTGGTGGTATGGTGCCTGAATTTTTGTCTACCCATCCCTCTAGTCAAAATCGTATCCAATTTATCCGCTCTGCCttaccagaagcagaacAGCTCAAAGATCAAGCTGGATGCTATAACTACAGCGGCCTAGTTCCTACATTTATGGAGCGATCTCGTTGGTAA
- the RTS2 gene encoding Rts2p (Basic zinc-finger protein; similar to human and mouse Kin17 proteins which are chromatin-associated proteins involved in UV response and DNA replication; GO_component: GO:0005737 - cytoplasm [Evidence IDA] [PMID 14562095]; GO_component: GO:0005634 - nucleus [Evidence IEA,IEA]; GO_component: GO:0005634 - nucleus [Evidence IDA] [PMID 14562095]; GO_function: GO:0003677 - DNA binding [Evidence IEA]; GO_function: GO:0046872 - metal ion binding [Evidence IEA,IEA]; GO_function: GO:0003674 - molecular_function [Evidence ND]; GO_process: GO:0008150 - biological_process [Evidence ND]) has product MKAKGLQRLRWYCQVCEKQCRDENGFKCHTQSESHLHKMLNVSARGKEKIEEYSTQFKRDFIFLLRTGHGEKSINANRFYQEYIQNKDHIHMNATKWTSLTDFVKFLGKEGICRVEDSEENGLCISWIDNSPESLRRQEALRKKERAEKGDEYRAMKHLETQVQKAKEEQVAFKENSEEGHELDTEIRRESDSPISLKLSFASNRADKIAVVTKSSSLVKNTGNQAPRKNVFATPSISKVSKPKSTPSKSNKPLNAFQEVMLQEQARRRH; this is encoded by the coding sequence ATGAAGGCTAAGGGCCTTCAGAGGCTCCGATGGTATTGTCAAGTTTGTGAGAAACAGTGTAGAGACGAAAACGGATTCAAATGCCACACTCAGAGCGAGTCTCACTTGCACAAAATGCTGAATGTGAGTGCTCGTgggaaagaaaaaatcgAAGAATACTCAACACAATTCAAAAGGGACttcatatttttgttgagaaCTGGGCATGGTGAAAAATCAATTAATGCAAATAGATTTTACCAAGAGTACATTCAGAACAAGGATCATATCCATATGAATGCCACTAAGTGGACATCATTAACAGATTTTGTGAAATTTCTTGGCAAAGAGGGCATTTGTAGAGTAGAAGACTCAGAAGAAAACGGGTTATGTATTTCTTGGATCGACAACTCACCCGAGTCATTAAGGCGACAAGAGGCtttaagaaaaaaagaacggGCTGAAAAAGGTGATGAATACAGGGCAATGAAGCATTTAGAAACCCAAGTTCAAAAGGCCAAAGAAGAGCAGGTTGCTTTTAAAGAAAACAGCGAAGAAGGACATGAGCTCGATACTGAAATTAGACGTGAGTCAGATTCTCCTATATCGCTGAAGTTGAGCTTTGCAAGCAACCGTGCGGATAAGATTGCGGTTGTCACCAAAAGCTCTAGTTTGGTGAAGAACACAGGGAATCAGGCTCCACGAAAAAATGTCTTTGCTACACCTTCAATTTCGAAAGTATCGAAACCAAAATCCACTCcctcaaaatcaaacaagcCCCTGAACGCTTTTCAGGAAGTGATGCTCCAAGAACAAGCTCGCCGCCGTCACTAA